A region of the Sphingomonas sp. S2-65 genome:
CACCCTGCTTGCCGACGGCGTTTGGGATGGGCTGACGCTGGAGGAACTGATCAATGCCGAGCTGGCGCCCTATGTCACCGTCGGCAGCGAACGCGTGCGGCTGGAGGGTGTCGCCGTTCGAGTGGTGCCCGACGCGGCAGTGGCGCTGGGGCTGATCTTCCACGAGCTGGTGACCAACGCCGTGAAATATGGCGCGCTGTCGAACGAAACCGGGCGCATCGCGATCAGCGCATCCGCCGTCGGCGACATCACCGAGATCATCTGGCAGGAAGATGGCGGGCCGGCGGTCAGCGTTCCCGAGAAGATGGGGTTCGGCCAGACGGTGATCGCCCGCGGCCTGGGCCAGCACGGCCAAAAGAGCACCAAGGTGGAGTTCCGCCCGGAGGGGCTGGTCTGCCGCATGTATGTGGGCGCGGAACAGGCGCGGCACCCCTGATGCCCTTGGCGGGCCCGTTCACGTGTTGACCTGACCCGAATGGCCAGTAGCGTCGCCAGCCTTCACATCGGGAGATCGGGCATGCGGGTTTCGGGCGTTTCGGCACTTCTTGGTTTGGCGCTGATCGCCGGTACGGCCCAGGCGCAGTCGAACCCGCAGGCCGAGGCGCAGGCGCTGGATCTGCTCAAGCGCGGCATCGCGTTCCGCACGGTGGCGGGCGCGGGCAACCAGACCTTCGACTACGCCACCTACCTCAAGGGCGTGCTCGTCGCCGGCGGCTTCGCGAACGACGATGTGCGCGTCGAGAGACTGGGGGATACGGCCTATCTGGTTGCGCGCTATCGCGGGACCGGCAAAGCGGCGAACGGCGCGAAGCCGATCCTGATCTCCGGCCATATGGACGTGGTCGAGGCCAAGCCCGCCGACTGGGAGCGCGACCCGTTCACGCCGATCATCGAGAATGGCTATATCTTTGGCCGCGGTGCCAGCGACATGAAGTACGACCTCTCGACGCTCACCGCGACGCTCGTGCAGTTGAAGCGCGAAGGATTCAAGCCGGGCCGCGACATCGTCCTGCTGCTGTCGGGCGACGAAGAGACCGCGATGAAGACGACAGCCGCCCTCGCAGATCAATATCACGACGCAGAGCTGCTGCTCAACATCGATGGCGGCGGCGGCGAGCTGGACGAGAGCGGCAAACCCGTGATCTTCGGACTGCAGGGTGCCGAAAAGACCTATGGCGATTACGAGCTGAGCGTCACCAACCCGGGTGGCCATTCAAGCGCGCCGCGCAAGCCGAACGCGATCTATCAGCTCGCCCGCGCATTGGAGCGCTTGGGGGACCATGAGTTTCCCGGCCAAGTGAATGAAGTGACAAAGGCGAGCTGGCGCGCCTCTGCGGCGCAGGCCAAGGATCCCAAGATCGCCGAGGCGATGCGCCGGTTCGCCGCCAATCCGAACGACCTGGAGGCGCGGGCAGCGCTGCGCGCCGATCCAGGGTTGATCGGGCAGACCGGCACGACCTGCGTCGCGACGATGGTCGCGGCGGGACATGCCCCCAACGCCCTGCCCCAGCGCGCGACGGCGACAGTCAATTGCCGCATCTTTCCCGGCACCTCGGTCGAGCAGATTCAGGCCCGGCTCAGCGAAGTGGTAGCCGATCCGGAAGTGAAGGTGCGCTATATCGACAGCGGCACGGTCGCCAGCGACGCTTCGCCGATGCGGGCCGACCTGATGCAGCTGGTTACCCGCGCGGTGCATGCGCGCTTCAAGGACGTGCCGATCGTACCGGTCATGGCGGCGGGGGCGAGCGACAGCATGTGGTTCCGCGCCAGGGGCGTGCCGAGCTATGGCGTCAGCCCGATCTTCATGAAGTCATCCGACAGCTTCTCGCACGGACTGAACGAGCGCACGCCGCTGAGCGAGATCACGCCGTCGATTACCTATTACAAGACGCTGCTGACCGGGCTGGCCAAGTAGCGATCCGCAATCAGATCCCGCCCTCGACCGGTGCCCTGCCCTGCGCTTCCAACGCGGCGAGCAGGGCGTCGGCACAGGCGTCGAGCATGCCTTGATCCGTCGCGCGCACCACGAAGTTCGCGCCGACCCGGCCTTCGCGGAAGAACGGGTAGCTGCCGATCGAAACCCCGGCATGGGCGCGCTCGGTGTGGCGCAGCAGGTCGGCGATCTCGCTCTCGGCGACCCAGGCGCCGAGCGTGCGGGCGAGCACCGGTAGCCCGCCCTCGAGCGAACCGGTCAGCGCGTCGAGCATGCCGGCGGCGATGTGCGGCACGCCGGCCAGGATGAAGATGTTGCCGTGGCGGATACCCGGCGCGCCCGACATGCGGTTGGGGATCAGGTCGGCGCCCTCCGGCACCCGCGCCATACGCAGCCGCGCGTCGGTGAGCCCGCCGCGTGTCGCGTAATAGTCCTCCAGCGCCGCGCGCGCTTGCGGATGGACGACAACGGGTACGCCAAGCGCCGCGGCGATGGCATCGACGGTGATGTCGTCATGCGTCGGGCCGATGCCGCCGGTGGTGAAGAGGTAGTCGTTGCGTGCGCGCAGCGCGTTCACCGCCTCGACGATCGCGCCTTCGACGTCGGGCACGATGCGCACTTCGGCGAGCCTGATGC
Encoded here:
- a CDS encoding M20/M25/M40 family metallo-hydrolase: MRVSGVSALLGLALIAGTAQAQSNPQAEAQALDLLKRGIAFRTVAGAGNQTFDYATYLKGVLVAGGFANDDVRVERLGDTAYLVARYRGTGKAANGAKPILISGHMDVVEAKPADWERDPFTPIIENGYIFGRGASDMKYDLSTLTATLVQLKREGFKPGRDIVLLLSGDEETAMKTTAALADQYHDAELLLNIDGGGGELDESGKPVIFGLQGAEKTYGDYELSVTNPGGHSSAPRKPNAIYQLARALERLGDHEFPGQVNEVTKASWRASAAQAKDPKIAEAMRRFAANPNDLEARAALRADPGLIGQTGTTCVATMVAAGHAPNALPQRATATVNCRIFPGTSVEQIQARLSEVVADPEVKVRYIDSGTVASDASPMRADLMQLVTRAVHARFKDVPIVPVMAAGASDSMWFRARGVPSYGVSPIFMKSSDSFSHGLNERTPLSEITPSITYYKTLLTGLAK
- a CDS encoding competence/damage-inducible protein A, with protein sequence MGERIWTAALAVIGDEILSGRTQDKNVAQLASWLNVQGIRLAEVRIVPDVEGAIVEAVNALRARNDYLFTTGGIGPTHDDITVDAIAAALGVPVVVHPQARAALEDYYATRGGLTDARLRMARVPEGADLIPNRMSGAPGIRHGNIFILAGVPHIAAGMLDALTGSLEGGLPVLARTLGAWVAESEIADLLRHTERAHAGVSIGSYPFFREGRVGANFVVRATDQGMLDACADALLAALEAQGRAPVEGGI